A section of the Novipirellula caenicola genome encodes:
- a CDS encoding carbon storage regulator, which translates to MLVLTRKLDEKIQIGNDITITLIRVQGNTVRIGIEAPRDIRVIRAELEALDETLAADDSVDENPLSEREEAFAHPTMVTGRSKKHAAKRRGQSTSNPTATKTSTETTNRVNALSGQVYMTRVPVSSKSVRKNAAPLAAFLPTDVNVGIAQ; encoded by the coding sequence ATGTTGGTTTTAACTCGCAAACTTGACGAAAAGATTCAAATCGGCAACGACATCACCATCACGCTGATTCGAGTGCAAGGAAACACGGTGCGAATTGGCATCGAAGCGCCCCGCGACATTCGTGTGATTCGTGCAGAACTCGAAGCATTGGACGAAACGCTCGCCGCTGATGACTCGGTGGACGAGAATCCGCTGAGCGAACGTGAAGAAGCCTTTGCCCATCCAACCATGGTCACCGGTCGCTCGAAAAAGCACGCTGCCAAACGACGAGGTCAGTCGACTTCTAATCCCACTGCGACAAAAACGTCCACCGAGACCACCAATCGGGTGAACGCGTTGTCCGGCCAAGTCTATATGACGCGAGTTCCCGTCAGCAGCAAATCGGTGCGTAAAAACGCGGCCCCCTTGGCAGCATTCTTGCCAACCGATGTGAATGTGGGGATTGCTCAATGA
- a CDS encoding PIG-L family deacetylase, with the protein MQDQTIDLPERLDLIAVGAHPDDVEIACGGTLAKLANKGYRVGIIDLTDGEPTPNSPSPEVRLLESQAAAKVLGIKKRIQLDLPNRRLFDCFEHRVALAREFRRYRPQLVIGFGEKTPMASPDHWQAMQITDAAVFYSRLTKWDEYFPGLPVHSIQRQLYYRLAVEPDTLAGNPYHQIVDISDTIETKIESILCYKTQFEHKPNIVTRVRAAATVTGAAASVTAGESFAAAKPFAVDNLMDTLGLEPLMD; encoded by the coding sequence TTGCAGGATCAAACAATCGATTTGCCTGAGCGGCTTGACCTGATCGCGGTCGGCGCCCATCCGGACGATGTCGAAATCGCCTGTGGAGGAACATTGGCCAAACTCGCGAACAAGGGTTATCGCGTTGGCATCATCGATCTGACCGATGGCGAGCCGACTCCCAATTCGCCTAGTCCGGAAGTCCGTCTGCTCGAATCCCAGGCCGCCGCGAAGGTGTTGGGTATCAAAAAGCGAATTCAGTTGGATCTGCCAAATCGACGACTGTTCGACTGTTTCGAGCACCGAGTTGCGCTGGCAAGAGAATTTCGTCGTTATCGGCCGCAGCTCGTGATCGGCTTCGGCGAGAAAACCCCAATGGCGTCTCCGGATCATTGGCAAGCGATGCAGATTACCGACGCCGCCGTGTTTTACAGCCGGCTGACGAAATGGGACGAATACTTTCCCGGTTTGCCGGTCCACTCGATCCAGCGGCAACTTTATTACCGATTGGCGGTGGAACCGGATACGTTGGCAGGAAATCCGTATCACCAAATTGTCGACATCAGCGACACGATCGAAACGAAGATCGAATCGATCCTGTGTTACAAGACCCAATTCGAACACAAACCGAACATCGTCACTCGCGTCCGCGCGGCGGCCACCGTGACTGGGGCTGCCGCCAGCGTCACCGCAGGCGAATCGTTTGCCGCAGCGAAGCCGTTTGCGGTGGACAATCTGATGGACACGCTTGGACTCGAACCGCTGATGGATTGA
- the der gene encoding ribosome biogenesis GTPase Der has protein sequence MPVPRVAIVGRPNVGKSSLFNWLARRRLAIVDDYEGVTRDRMTTLIEANDRFFELVDTGGLGVVDADNLTDDVRNQIEIAINTADVIMLVVDVQTGVMPLDEEVSERLRAVQRPVILVANKADQSHQDVLAEDFQRLGRGHLIRVSTTQNRNRQDLLDLIVDRLPEPNDELVQEPQMKVTIVGRRNVGKSTFVNTLAEDDRMIVSEVAGTTRDSVDVIFEMDGQSFMAIDTPGLRKRKSQRTDLEYYGMHRAQRSVRRADVVLMFFDAGETVSKVDKQLMGYVMENHKPCIFVINKWDKYHGQVPTDRWVRYIHAQFPTLTYAPIAFITGQTGKNVKTLLNHATMLFKQARERVTTGQLNRLIRAAIDAHPPAMYQNRRPKIYFATQVATEPPTVVLMCSEPKAFSADYKRYLLGVLRDHLPFGEVPIKMYLHRRHREGDDEGEEEPTPKRGKRG, from the coding sequence ATGCCCGTCCCTCGAGTCGCTATTGTCGGTCGTCCCAATGTAGGCAAAAGCAGCCTATTTAACTGGCTTGCGCGTCGTCGTCTCGCCATCGTCGACGATTACGAAGGCGTCACGCGGGACCGCATGACGACGCTGATCGAAGCGAACGATCGTTTTTTCGAATTGGTGGACACGGGAGGATTAGGCGTTGTCGACGCCGATAATCTGACCGACGACGTTCGCAATCAGATTGAAATTGCGATCAACACCGCCGACGTGATCATGTTGGTGGTCGACGTTCAAACCGGGGTGATGCCGCTGGACGAAGAGGTATCCGAGCGACTCCGCGCGGTCCAGCGTCCGGTGATCTTGGTGGCCAACAAAGCGGATCAATCGCACCAGGACGTTTTGGCCGAAGATTTTCAGCGACTCGGACGTGGGCACCTGATTCGGGTCAGCACGACTCAGAATCGCAACCGCCAAGATTTGCTGGACTTGATTGTCGATCGGTTACCCGAACCGAATGACGAATTGGTCCAAGAACCCCAGATGAAGGTCACGATCGTCGGACGACGAAATGTCGGCAAAAGCACCTTCGTCAACACCTTGGCCGAAGACGATCGCATGATCGTCAGCGAGGTCGCTGGGACCACGCGTGACAGTGTCGATGTGATTTTCGAGATGGACGGCCAGTCCTTTATGGCGATCGATACTCCGGGGCTTCGCAAACGCAAAAGCCAGCGAACCGACCTCGAGTATTACGGGATGCACCGCGCTCAGCGAAGCGTCCGCCGGGCCGACGTCGTTTTAATGTTTTTCGATGCAGGCGAAACGGTCAGCAAAGTCGACAAGCAATTGATGGGTTATGTGATGGAAAATCACAAACCGTGCATCTTTGTGATCAACAAGTGGGACAAGTATCACGGCCAAGTGCCGACCGATCGCTGGGTTCGCTACATCCATGCCCAATTCCCCACGCTGACCTATGCCCCGATTGCATTCATCACCGGACAGACGGGGAAGAATGTCAAAACGTTGCTCAACCACGCGACGATGTTGTTCAAACAGGCGCGGGAACGAGTGACCACGGGACAGTTAAACCGGTTGATTCGTGCGGCCATCGACGCTCATCCACCTGCGATGTACCAAAACCGTCGTCCCAAGATTTACTTTGCCACGCAAGTCGCCACTGAACCGCCGACCGTGGTGTTGATGTGTAGTGAACCCAAGGCATTCAGCGCCGATTACAAGCGTTACTTGCTCGGCGTTTTGCGCGACCATCTGCCGTTTGGCGAAGTGCCGATCAAGATGTATCTGCACCGCCGTCATCGCGAGGGCGACGACGAAGGCGAAGAGGAACCAACGCCGAAACGAGGAAAACGGGGCTAG
- a CDS encoding uracil-DNA glycosylase — MSDKISPPLDRDQLIMQAAALADHLARAGVQWMPRPNADAVESLKSRFQTVAAAGSAASRAAAPVAKTAPAPVAASSGAPSGGSVGPAKQPPRRPALNPTLLSDHAKPYPGPSLPVVERESELATLATEVAGCQRCPQLVRCRTKTVFGEGNAAARVVFFGEGPGADEDRSGRPFVGKAGQLLTKMIQACKFAREEVYILNTVKCRPPGNRNPEPEEIANCRPYFERQIELIRPEYIVCLGAVSGQSLLDSKLSVGRLRGQFHPYFDSKVIVTYHPAYLLRNPAAKKAAWEDLQMMLRDAGLI; from the coding sequence ATGTCTGACAAGATTTCACCCCCGCTCGATCGTGATCAACTGATCATGCAGGCCGCTGCGCTTGCCGATCATTTGGCGCGAGCCGGCGTCCAGTGGATGCCACGGCCGAACGCCGATGCGGTTGAGTCGCTCAAGTCGCGATTTCAAACGGTCGCCGCTGCCGGTTCGGCCGCCTCGCGTGCCGCAGCCCCTGTCGCTAAGACTGCCCCAGCACCGGTGGCCGCGTCGAGTGGTGCTCCGTCGGGGGGGAGTGTTGGGCCTGCAAAACAACCGCCACGTCGTCCTGCACTCAATCCGACGCTGTTAAGCGATCACGCCAAGCCTTACCCAGGTCCCAGTTTGCCAGTGGTGGAGCGGGAGAGCGAATTGGCGACGTTGGCAACCGAGGTTGCTGGCTGCCAACGATGTCCCCAGCTGGTTCGCTGCCGAACCAAGACGGTGTTTGGCGAAGGAAACGCAGCCGCGCGAGTCGTCTTTTTTGGCGAAGGCCCCGGTGCGGACGAGGATCGCAGCGGCCGTCCGTTCGTGGGCAAGGCGGGACAACTGCTCACCAAAATGATCCAGGCGTGCAAGTTTGCTCGCGAAGAGGTCTACATCCTCAACACCGTCAAATGCCGTCCGCCAGGAAACCGCAACCCAGAACCCGAAGAGATCGCGAATTGCCGTCCCTACTTCGAGAGGCAAATTGAGCTGATTCGACCCGAGTACATCGTCTGTCTCGGCGCGGTCAGTGGACAATCGCTGTTGGACAGCAAATTGTCGGTCGGTCGGCTTCGTGGTCAGTTTCATCCCTATTTTGATAGCAAAGTCATTGTGACCTATCATCCTGCCTACCTGCTGCGAAATCCCGCTGCCAAGAAAGCGGCCTGGGAAGATTTGCAGATGATGCTTCGCGACGCCGGATTGATCTAG